The Porites lutea chromosome 11, jaPorLute2.1, whole genome shotgun sequence genome includes a region encoding these proteins:
- the LOC140951725 gene encoding SAGA-associated factor 29-like isoform X2 has product MKTEVRVSSYFKSKLRGLYKTAGSDAEAEVDSIKKALDKIAIIKALRNDRRIVRGGSGRLGNQETGEPRKVMRRGVLMTMLQQAAVQLPMWMGKSSESPPSLCGCIQAEANYVAQQGDHVAARVRTPDGEEQLILAEIVSFNPSTNKYDVDDIDEEAGRNGKERHHLSRRRVIPLPKTKANPVTHPQALFQKDQIVMALYPQTTCFYKAVIHEPPTRPQDDYLVSFEDTSYADGFAPPLNVPQRYVVASKETRKR; this is encoded by the exons ATGAAGACCGAAGTGCGAG TATCTTCTTATTTCAAGTCCAAGTTGCGAGGCTTATACAAGACAGCAGGCTCTGATGCAGAGGCTGAAGTTGA ttCAATAAAAAAGGCATTGGACAAGATAGCCATCATCAAAGCACTTAGAAATGACAGAAGGATTG TCCGAGGTGGCAGTGGTAGACTAGGCAATCAAGAAACAGGGGAACCAAG gaAGGTAATGAGACGAGGAGTGCTAATGACAATGTTACAGCAAGCTGCAGTTCAGTTACCAATGTGGATGGGAAAATCTTCTGAAAG CCCGCCTTCCCTATGTGGTTGCATTCAAGCTGAAGCAAACTATGTGGCCCAGCAAGGGGATCAT gTTGCTGCTCGCGTGCGAACACCTGACGGCGAAGAACAGTTGATCTTAGCAGAAATTGTCTCTTTTAACCCTTCGACAAATAA ATATGATGTTGATGACATTGATGAAGAAGCTGGAAGAAATGGCAAAGA gcGTCATCACTTAAGTCGAAGGCGAGTGATACCACTTCCAAAGACAAAAGCAAACCCGGTAACTCATCCTCAAGCTCTCTTTCAAAAAGATCAG ATTGTGATGGCGCTGTATCCTCAAACTACGTGTTTCTACAAAGCCGTTATCCACGAACCACCAACAAGG CCGCAAGATGATTACTTGGTGTCGTTCGAGGACACATCCTACGCTGATGGCTTTGCTCCACCGCTTAACGTCCCACAGCGCTACGTTGTGGCGTctaaggaaacaagaaagagatAA